NNNNNNNNNNNNNNNNNNNNNNNNNNNNNNNNNNNNNNNNNNNNNNNNNNNNNNNNNNNNNNNNNNNNNNNNNNNNNNNNNNNNNNNNNNNNNNNNNNNNNNNNNNNNNNNNNNNNNNNNNNNNNNNNNNNNNNNNNNNNNNNNNNNNNNNNNNNNNNNNNNNNNNNNNNNNNNNNNNNNNNNNNNNNNNNNNNNNNNNNNNNNNNNNNNNNNNNNNNNNNNNNNNNNNNNNNNNNNNNNNNNNNNNNNNNNNNNNNNNNNNNNNNNNNNNNNNNNNNNNNNNNNNNNNNNNNNNNNNNNNNNNNNNNNNNNNNNNNNNNNNNNNNNNNNNNNNNNNNNNNNNNNNNNNNNNNNNNNNNNNNNNNNNNNNNNNNNNNNNNNNNNNNNNNNNNNNNNNNNNNNNNNNNNNNNNNNNNNNNNNNNNNNNNNNNNNNNNNNNNNNNNNNNNNNNNNNNNNNNNNNNNNNNNNNNNNNNNNNNNNNNNNNNNNNNNNNNNNNNNNNNNNNNNNNNNNNNNNNNNNNNNNNNNNNNNNNNNNNNNNNNNNNNNNNNNNNNNNNNNNNNNNNNNNNNNNNNNNNNNNNNNNNNNNNNNNNNNNNNNNNNNNNNNNNNNNNNNNNNNNNNNNNNNNNNNNNNNNNNNNNNNNNNNNNNNNNNNNNNNNNNNNNNNNNNNNNNNNNNNNNNNNNNNNNNNNNNNNNNNNNNNNNNNNNNNNNNNNNNNNNNNNNNNNNNNNNNNNNNNNNNNNNNNNNNNNNNNNNNNNNNNNNNNNNNNNNNNNNNNNNNNNNNNNNNNNNNNNNNNNNNNNNNNNNNNNNNNNNNNNNNNNNNNNNNNNNNNNNNNNNNNNNNNNNNNNNNNNNNNNNNNNNNNNNNNNNNNNNNNNNNNNNNNNNNNNNNNNNNNNNNNNNNNNNNNNNNNNNNNNNNNNNNNNNNNNNNNNNNNNNNNNNNNNNNNNNNNNNNNNNNNNNNNNNNNNNNNNNNNNNNNNNNNNNNNNNNNNNNNNNNNNNNNNNNNNNNNNNNNNNNNNNNNNNNNNNNNNNNNNNNNNNNNNNNNNNNNNNNNNNNNNNNNNNNNNNNNNNNNNNNNNNNNNNNNNNNNNNNNNNNNNNNNNNNNNNNNNNNNNNNNNNNNNNNNNNNNNNNNNNNNNNNNNNNNNNNNNNNNNNNNNNNNNNNNNNNNNNNNNNNNNNNNNNNNNNNNNNNNNNNNNNNNNNNNNNNNNNNNNNNNNNNNNNNNNNNNNNNNNNNNNNNNNNNNNNNNNNNNNNNNNNNNNNNNNNNNNNNNNNNNNNNNNNNNNNNNNNNNNNNNNNNNNNNNNNNNNNNNNNNNNNNNNNNNNNNNNNNNNNNNNNNNNNNNNNNNNNNNNNNNNNNNNNNNNNNNNNNNNNNNNNNNNNNNNNNNNNNNNNNNNNNNNNNNNNNNNNNNNNNNNNNNNNNNNNNNNNNNNNNNNNNNNNNNNNNNNNNNNNNNNNNNNNNNNNNNNNNNNNNNNNNNNNNNNNNNNNNNNNNNNNNNNNNNNNNNNNNNNNNNNNNNNNNNNNNNNNNNNNNNNNNNNNNNNNNNNNNNNNNNNNNNNNNNNNNNNNNNNNNNNNNNNNNNNNNNNNNNNNNNNNNNNNNNNNNNNNNNNNNNNNNNNNNNNNNNNNNNNNNNNNNNNNNNNNNNNNNNNNNNNNNNNNNNNNNNNNNNNNNNNNNNNNNNNNNNNNNNNNNNNNNNNNNNNNNNNNNNNNNNNNNNNNNNNNNNNNNNNNNNNNNNNNNNNNNNNNNNNNNNNNNNNNNNNNNNNNNNNNNNNNNNNNNNNNNNNNNNNNNNNNNNNNNNNNNNNNNNNNNNNNNNNNNNNNNNNNNNNNNNNNNNNNNNNNNNNNNNNNNNNNNNNNNNNNNNNNNNNNNNNNNNNNNNNNNNNNNNNNNNNNNNNNNNNNNNNNNNNNNNNNNNNNNNNNNNNNNNNNNNNNNNNNNNNNNNNNNNNNNNNNNNNNNNNNNNNNNNNNNNNNNNNNNNNNNNNNNNNNNNNNNNNNNNNNNNNNNNNNNNNNNNNNNNNNNNNNNNNNNNNNNNNNNNNNNNNNNNNNNNNNNNNNNNNNNNNNNNNNNNNNNNNNNNNNNNNNNNNNNNNNNNNNNNNNNNNNNNNNNNNNNNNNNNNNNNNNNNNNNNNNNNNNNNNNNNNNNNNNNNNNNNNNNNNNNNNNNNNNNNNNNNNNNNNNNNNNNNNNNNNNNNNNNNNNNNNNNNNNNNNNNNNNNNNNNNNNNNNNNNNNNNNNNNNNNNNNNNNNNNNNNNNNNNNNNNNNNNNNNNNNNNNNNNNNNNNNNNNNNNNNNNNNNNNNNNNNNNNNNNNNNNNNNNNNNNNNNNNNNNNNNNNNNNNNNNNNNNNNNNNNNNNNNNNNNNNNNNNNNNNNNNNNNNNNNNNNNNNNNNNNNNNNNNNNNNNNNNNNNNNNNNNNNNNNNNNNNNNNNNNNNNNNNNNNNNNNNNNNNNNNNNNNNNNNNNNNNNNNNNNNNNNNNNNNNNNNNNNNNNNNNNNNNNNNNNNNNNNNNNNNNNNNNNNNNNNNNNNNNNNNNNNNNNNNNNNNNNNNNNNNNNNNNNNNNNNNNNNNNNNNNNNNNNNNNNNNNNNNNNNNNNNNNNNNNNNNNNNNNNNNNNNNNNNNNNNNNNNNNNNNNNNNNNNNNNNNNNNNNNNNNNNNNNNNNNNNNNNNNNNNNNNNNNNNNNNNNNNNNNNNNNNNNNNNNNNNNNNNNNNNNNNNNNNNNNNNNNNNNNNNNNNNNNNNNNNNNNNNNNNNNNNNNNNNNNNNNNNNNNNNNNNNNNNNNNNNNNNNNNNNNNNNNNNNNNNNNNNNNNNNNNNNNNNNNNNNNNNNNNNNNNNNNNNNNNNNNNNNNNNNNNNNNNNNNNNNNNNNNNNNNNNNNNNNNNNNNNNNNNNNNNNNNNNNNNNNNNNNNNNNNNNNNNNNNNNNNNNNNNNNNNNNNNNNNNNNNNNNNNNNNNNNNNNNNNNNNNNNNNNNNNNNNNNNNNNNNNNNNNNNNNNNNNNNNNNNNNNNNNNNNNNNNNNNNNNNNNNNNNNNNNNNNNNNNNNNNNNNNNNNNNNNNNNNNNNNNNNNNNNNNNNNNNNNNNNNNNNNNNNNNNNNNNNNNNNNNNNNNNNNNNNNNNNNNNNNNNNNNNNNNNNNNNNNNNNNNNNNNNNNNNNNNNNNNNNNNNNNNNNNNNNNNNNNNNNNNNNNNNNNNNNNNNNNNNNNNNNNNNNNNNNNNNNNNNNNNNNNNNNNNNNNNNNNNNNNNNNNNNNNNNNNNNNNNNNNNNNNNNNNNNNNNNNNNNNNNNNNNNNNNNNNNNNNNNNNNNNNNNNNNNNNNNNNNNNNNNNNNNNNNNNNNNNNNNNNNNNNNNNNNNNNNNNNNNNNNNNNNNNNNNNNNNNNNNNNNNNNNNNNNNNNNNNNNNNNNNNNNNNNNNNNNNNNNNNNNNNNNNNNNNNNNNNNNNNNNNNNNNNNNNNNNNNNNNNNNNNNNNNNNNNNNNNNNNNNNNNNNNNNNNNNNNNNNNNNNNNNNNNNNNNNNNNNNNNNNNNNNNNNNNNNNNNNNNNNNNNNNNNNNNNNNNNNNNNNNNNNNNNNNNNNNNNNNNNNNNNNNNNNNNNNNNNNNNNNNNNNNNNNNNNNNNNNNNNNNNNNNNNNNNNNNNNNNNNNNNNNNNNNNNNNNNNNNNNNNNNNNNNNNNNNNNNNNNNNNNNNNNNNNNNNNNNNNNNNNNNNNNNNNNNNNNNNNNNNNNNNNNNNNNNNNNNNNNNNNNNNNNNNNNNNNNNNNNNNNNNNNNNNNNNNNNNNNNNNNNNNNNNNNNNNNNNNNNNNNNNNNNNNNNNNNNNNNNNNNNNNNNNNNNNNNNNNNNNNNNNNNNNNNNNNNNNNNNNNNNNNNNNNNNNNNNNNNNNNNNNNNNNNNNNNNNNNNNNNNNNNNNNNNNNNNNNNNNNNNNNNNNNNNNNNNNNNNNNNNNNNNNNNNNNNNNNNNNNNNNNNNNNNNNNNNNNNNNNNNNNNNNNNNNNNNNNNNNNNNNNNNNNNNNNNNNNNNNNNNNNNNNNNNNNNNNNNNNNNNNNNNNNNNNNNNNNNNNNNNNNNNNNNNNNNNNNNNNNNNNNNNNNNNNNNNNNNNNNNNNNNNNNNNNNNNNNNNNNNNNNNNNNNNNNNNNNNNNNNNNNNNNNNNNNNNNNNNNNNNNNNNNNNNNNNNNNNNNNNNNNNNNNNNNNNNNNNNNNNNNNNNNNNNNNNNNNNNNNNNNNNNNNNNNNNNNNNNNNNNNNNNNNNNNNNNNNNNNNNNNNNNNNNNNNNNNNNNNNNNNNNNNNNNNNNNNNNNNNNNNNNNNNNNNNNNNNNNNNNNNNNNNNNNNNNNNNNNNNNNNNNNNNNNNNNNNNNNNNNNNNNNNNNNNNNNNNNNNNNNNNNNNNNNNNNNNNNNNNNNNNNNNNNNNNNNNNNNNNNNNNNNNNNNNNNNNNNNNNNNNNNNNNNNNNNNNNNNNNNNNNNNNNNNNNNNNNNNNNNNNNNNNNNNNNNNNNNNNNNNNNNNNNNNNNNNNNNNNNNNNNNNNNNNNNNNNNNNNNNNNNNNNNNNNNNNNNNNNNNNNNNNNNNNNNNNNNNNNNNNNNNNNNNNNNNNNNNNNNNNNNNNNNNNNNNNNNNNNNNNNNNNNNNNNNNNNNNNNNNNNNNNNNNNNNNNNNNNNNNNNNNNNNNNNNNNNNNNNNNNNNNNNNNNNNNNNNNNNNNNNNNNNNNNNNNNNNNNNNNNNNNNNNNNNNNNNNNNNNNNNNNNNNNNNNNNNNNNNNNNNNNNNNNNNNNNNNNNNNNNNNNNNNNNNNNNNNNNNNNNNNNNNNNNNNNNNNNNNNNNNNNNNNNNNNNNNNNNNNNNNNNNNNNNNNNNNNNNNNNNNNNNNNNNNNNNNNNNNNNNNNNNNNNNNNNNNNNNNNNNNNNNNNNNNNNNNNNNNNNNNNNNNNNNNNNNNNNNNNNNNNNNNNNNNNNNNNNNNNNNNNNNNNNNNNNNNNNNNNNNNNNNNNNNNNNNNNNNNNNNNNNNNNNNNNNNNNNNNNNNNNNNNNNNNNNNNNNNNNNNNNNNNNNNNNNNNNNNNNNNNNNNNNNNNNNNNNNNNNNNNNNNNNNNNNNNNNNNNNNNNNNNNNNNNNNNNNNNNNNNNNNNNNNNNNNNNNNNNNNNNNNNNNNNNNNNNNNNNNNNNNNNNNNNNNNNNNNNNNNNNNNNNNNNNNNNNNNNNNNNNNNNNNNNNNNNNNNNNNNNNNNNNNNNNNNNNNNNNNNNNNNNNNNNNNNNNNNNNNNNNNNNNNNNNNNNNNNNNNNNNNNNNNNNNNNNNNNNNNNNNNNNNNNNNNNNNNNNNNNNNNNNNNNNNNNNNNNNNNNNNNNNNNNNNNNNNNNNNNNNNNNNNNNNNNNNNNNNNNNNNNNNNNNNNNNNNNNNNNNNNNNNNNNNNNNNNNNNNNNNNNNNNNNNNNNNNNNNNNNNNNNNNNNNNNNNNNNNNNNNNNNNNNNNNNNNNNNNNNNNNNNNNNNNNNNNNNNNNNNNNNNNNNNNNNNNNNNNNNNNNNNNNNNNNNNNNNNNNNNNNNNNNNNNNNNNNNNNNNNNNNNNNNNNNNNNNNNNNNNNNNNNNNNNNNNNNNNNNNNNNNNNNNNNNNNNNNNNNNTCGCAGGCCGGTGACGGCAACAGCGACGGCGACACGCTCGGCGAGGATGGCTGCTCGTCAAGGACGGCAACCGAGCGGCGGTCTGCGAGGGCAGCGTGGCACAGCTCTTGGCGAGGACGGCGCGGCACAGCCGGACGCTGACGGCGCGGCGCAGCTCTCGGCGAGGACCGCGACGGGACGACCTGACTCCGACGGCGCAGCAGTCGACGACGCCTTCGAGTGAAACTACGGAAGACAACGACTGCGATTACCTTTCTGGGCTAGATGGGCCTTGCCATTTGGGCAGCCCATTACACTTTAGCGTATCCATCGTCCGATCGTGAGCCGACGTCTACGATGTCGTGACTGCACAGCGCAGTCATTCGAGGTGAAGTTAGACGATCTCGTTCCCCTATTTCACCTTCTCTTCTCTTTCTGTGGACACCAACCTCAAGTCCACAGCCGACCCGTAAGAGTAAGACGGTCAACTTTGGTATCCTGCTCATGGGTATATTTAAACTAGACCAGACGCCCAGTTTTTCTCACGCCAGAGCAAAATCCCATAGGTCCAATCCAAATCCAAACACTGTTACCATTCAGAGGCAGCCATGGCCGAAAGCGAGAGCAGCGGAGTGCGGGTGTGCGTCACCGGAGGCGCCGGGTTCATCGGGTCCTGGCTCGTCAGGAAGCTCCTCGAGAAAGGCTACACCGTCCACGCCACCCTGCGGAACACCGGTGCGTCACTCATGCGTGCGTGAGGGAGGCCGTGACCTCCTTCGTTTCATGGCGGCTCACCTCGATCCGCGAAACACGCCAAAAGGCAAAAGGAGTGCCTGGTTCGGAAATCTCAGTCGGATTCATCTGCTGGTGGCTGCAGGAGACGAGGAGAAGGCggggctgctgctgcggctggtCCCCGGCGCGGCGGAGCGGCTGCGGTTGTTCGACGCTGACCTCTTCGACGCCGCCACCTTCGCGCCGGCGATCGCTGGGTGCCAGTTCGTCTTCCTCGTCGCCACGCCATTCGGGCTCGAAAACGCCGGCTCCAAGGTGAAGTTTGCCATCGCGCTCCCTTTCATGGTTTTACTAGTCAACGAGTGATGAGTCATGGTCAGGCGCCGTGCTGTCTCTTCTTTAGTTGTGGAAATGAAAATTACTATCCTTGCAAACGAAAATTTGAGCAGTATAAGAGCACGGCGGAAGCTGTAGTGGACGCTGTGCGCGCGATCCTCCGGCAATGCGAGGAGTCCAGGACGGTGAAGCGAGTGATCCACACCGCCTCCGTGTCGGCCGCTTCGCCGCTGAAGGAGGAGGTCTCCGGCGTCACCGGGTACAAAGATTTCATCAGCGAATCTTGCTGGACTTCGCTCAACGTTGACTATCCTCTCCGAAGCGCACACTTCGATGTAAGTAGTGAAGCTTCTTCTGATTTCTGAACTGAACCTCGGAGGACAATTTTGCTGGTTACTAGGCTTTACTCTGTTTATGGATGTACTCTGTTTTTATTTCTATGAAAAAAAGCTGACGGCCATTTGCAGAAGTACATACTGTCCAAGCTGCAGTCAGAGCAGGAACTCCTGAGCTACAACGGCGGCGAGAGCCCGGCGTTCGAGGTGGTGACCCTGGCCCTGGGCCTCGTCGCCGGCGACACGGTCCTCGGCCGTGCCCCGGAGACGCTGGAGAGCGCCGTGTCGCCCGTGTCCCGCAACGAGCCGCTCTTCGGGCTCCCGCGCATCCTGCAGCAGCTCCTGGGATCGCTGCCGCTGGTGCACGTCGACGACGTCTGCGACGCGCTCATCTTCTGCATGGAGCGCTGCCCCTCCATCGCCGGCCGCTACCTCTGCGCCGCCGCGTACCCGACGATCCACGACGTGGTCGGACACTACGCCAGGAAGTTCCCTCACCTCGACATCTTGAAAGAGTAAGATCAAAAAGCCTTCACACCATCACCCTGCACAAGAAGTCTAGAACACAGACTATGAATGATTTGCTCTGTCGGGATATCTGACAACAAGCTGATTTACATTTCTGTTGCGATTGATTGGATCTGCGTCAGGACGGAGGCGGTGGCGAGGGTGCAGCCTGACCGGGACAGGTTGGGCGAGCTGGGTTTCAAGTACAAGTACGGCATGGAAGAGATTCTTGATAGCAGTGTTGCCTGTGCGGCGAGATTAGGTTCTCTTGATGCATCCAAGCTCAGCGTGCAGAAAGGATAAAGCTCGAAGGTTAATCATAGCAGCATGGGGGAACTTACGTTGTTCATTTTCCAGCTTACACATTCCAAATTCGGAACTAGACAAACTTAAATAAAACAAGAGATAAACTTGTGTGCAGGGTTCAAAATATCTCCAAATTTTtgtgactttttttttttggggggggggggggggggtgttcaaAAGAAAAAATTCAACATGTCATATTATGCTATTTACCTAAACTTATAGGAACaattttgagttaccatatgaagTTCTATGTTAAATAACGGCCTGATTCCTGTGGCCCGGTGTATCAGTCTTCTTTTTTTGGAGCAACCCAGTGTGTCAGCCAAACAGTAAACGTCTGTGTTGTTAGAATTTGGCCTGGATgtgataaaaaaaaaagaatttggcACGGCTAGTAGAATTTGGCCCAGCAATCAAATGGCCCATACCCACggagcaacaaaaaaaaaaaaaaaaaaaaggttcccAGTCGGCAGCAGAGGTAACTCCGTGGATCCCGACGGCTCATCCCTTTGCCGCCACAAAATCCGATAACCACCTCGCCATCATCGCGCCACCACGCACAGTCGACATGGATCCCGACGCCGAGGTCACGTTCGAGTTCGTCCCCGTGATCCGGCAGTACAAGAgcggccgcgtggagcgcctGCTCCCCGTCAACCCGGTCCCGCCCTCCGTCGACGCCGCCACCGGGGTCGCCTCCAAGGACGTCGCCGTTGACCCGGCCACGGGCCTGTGGGCGCGCCTCTACCTCCCCGATAGCGACAGGCGTCGTCTCCCCATCGTTCTCTACTTCCACGGCGGGGGCCTGGTGGTCGGGTCCGCGGCCGACGCCCCCGAGCACGCCTTCGTGAACCGACTCGCGGCGCGGGCCGGCGCGCTCGCCGTGTCCGTGGAGTACCGCCTGGCGCCCGAGCACCCCGTCCCCGCCTGCTACGACGacgcctgggccgcgctccggtGGGTGGTGACGTCGGCGGCCGACCCGTGGGTCCGCGACCACGGCGACGTGGCGCGCGTGGTCGTGCTCGGGTTCAGCGCCGGCGCGAACCTCGCGCACAACCTCACCCTCCGCGCCGGCTCGGAGCCCGAGACCGAGCCCGACCTCCTCCCCCGCGGCGCCCGGGTGCAGGGGATGGCGCTGGTGCACCCGTTCTTCCTGTCGCCGCCGGCACCGGCGCCGGGGGACAAGGGCAGCAAGGCTGCGGAGGAAGGCGAGGTAGCGAAGTACGCGTGGGTGCGCGGCAAGCTGGCGGAGATGTGGGCGTTCGCGTGCGGCGAGGGGCGGACGGCGGCGGGGCCCGACGACCCGCTCGCGGACGGCGCGCCCAGCCTGAGGCGCCTCGGGTGCGCCCGGGTCCTCGTGTGCCTTGCGGACGACGCGCTGGTCGCTGAGGGCAAGGCCTACTACGACGGCCTGCTGGCGAGCGGGTGGGCCGCGGCGGACGCCGAGCTGCTGGACTCCGCGCCCGCGGACCACGAGTTCCACGTCCGTGAGCCCGACAGCGCCAAGGCGGTGCTCCTCATGGATCGGCTGGTTGCGCTCATCACCGGGAACTAGCACTAGCAGTAGAACCTGGCGTGCGCACGCGCGTCACCGGAGCTGGAGTACGTGTACTTGCGTGCAGTGTGCTGTCACGCTGTGCTGGTCACTGATGAACAATTCCAAGTTGTAATCGGAACGATATGAAATGCTGCGGGCCAACCGTGTTGCTCATGCAGCTGATGTGTTAGCTGGTGGAAACGTATTGTCGTGCTCCCATTTGATGCTTGATGAGAAAAGGTCTTGATGTTGACTGGTTGTTGGTAGGCTGCGCAGCCAGCGATCGTCTGCTGAATAATCCTATCTACTCCCATTTGATGCTTTGGCTTGAAGGAAAGGTTGAGAGGAGGGGGAAATTTCACCAAAAGAGCAGATAAAATTAGCATGTGAGAGGCGTATAGCAACTTGCAACATTAGGTACGGAATACTAGGCCAGCTAAAATTTCAGCGTCAACTAGTAGTACTTCACCGAGCGACCCTCTAATAACCACAGGTGACAGGTGAGGGCCCCTGCCCCCTGTGTATCGTTGCCTTGCCTGCTCGGCCCAGATCTCCTCCAATGGCCGCCGCACCCGTCGCCCCGCCGCCGGCGTCCGCGGACGACGAGATCGTGTACGAGTCCATGCCCTGCATCCGCGTCTACAAGAATCGCGTGGAGCGCTACTTCGGCACCGAGTTCGTCGCCGCCTCCACGGACGCCGCCACGGGGGTCGCCTCCAGGGACGTCGTCATCTCCCCCAACGTCTCCGCGCGCCTCTACCTCCCGCGCCTCGACGACGGCGGGAGCGGGAGCGCCGCCAAGCTCCCCATCCTCGTCTACTACCACGGCGGCGGCTTCTGCCTCGGCTCCGCCTTCAACCCCACCTTCCACGCCTACTTCAACACCTTCGCGGGCCTCGCCAACGTCCTCGTCGTCTCCGTCGAGTACAGACTCGCCCCCGAGCACCCCGTCCCCGCCGCCTACGCCGATTCCTTGGACGCGCTCGCCTGGGTCGTCTcccacctcgccgccgccgccggcgacgacgCCGACAAGCGGGACCCGTGGATCGCGGGCCACGCCGACTTCTCCCGCCTCTACCTGGGCGGCGAGAGCGCGGGCTCCAACATCGCGCACCACATGGCGATGCGCGTCGCCGCGGAGGGGCTGGCGCACGGCGCCCG
This DNA window, taken from Miscanthus floridulus cultivar M001 chromosome 13, ASM1932011v1, whole genome shotgun sequence, encodes the following:
- the LOC136500405 gene encoding NADPH HC-toxin reductase 1, translated to MAESESSGVRVCVTGGAGFIGSWLVRKLLEKGYTVHATLRNTGDEEKAGLLLRLVPGAAERLRLFDADLFDAATFAPAIAGCQFVFLVATPFGLENAGSKYKSTAEAVVDAVRAILRQCEESRTVKRVIHTASVSAASPLKEEVSGVTGYKDFISESCWTSLNVDYPLRSAHFDKYILSKLQSEQELLSYNGGESPAFEVVTLALGLVAGDTVLGRAPETLESAVSPVSRNEPLFGLPRILQQLLGSLPLVHVDDVCDALIFCMERCPSIAGRYLCAAAYPTIHDVVGHYARKFPHLDILKETEAVARVQPDRDRLGELGFKYKYGMEEILDSSVACAARLGSLDASKLSVQKG
- the LOC136500406 gene encoding 2-hydroxyisoflavanone dehydratase-like; its protein translation is MAAAPVAPPPASADDEIVYESMPCIRVYKNRVERYFGTEFVAASTDAATGVASRDVVISPNVSARLYLPRLDDGGSGSAAKLPILVYYHGGGFCLGSAFNPTFHAYFNTFAGLANVLVVSVEYRLAPEHPVPAAYADSLDALAWVVSHLAAAAGDDADKRDPWIAGHADFSRLYLGGESAGSNIAHHMAMRVAAEGLAHGARIRGLVMIHPYFLGTEKVPSDDLSPEVRENLGSLWRVMCPTTTGDDDPLINPFVDGAPPLASLACGRVLVCVGEGDVLRDRGRNYYDRLRASGWPGEAEIWQAPGKGHTFHLLEPSCNEAVAQDKVISDFLNR
- the LOC136500408 gene encoding probable carboxylesterase 2; protein product: MDPDAEVTFEFVPVIRQYKSGRVERLLPVNPVPPSVDAATGVASKDVAVDPATGLWARLYLPDSDRRRLPIVLYFHGGGLVVGSAADAPEHAFVNRLAARAGALAVSVEYRLAPEHPVPACYDDAWAALRWVVTSAADPWVRDHGDVARVVVLGFSAGANLAHNLTLRAGSEPETEPDLLPRGARVQGMALVHPFFLSPPAPAPGDKGSKAAEEGEVAKYAWVRGKLAEMWAFACGEGRTAAGPDDPLADGAPSLRRLGCARVLVCLADDALVAEGKAYYDGLLASGWAAADAELLDSAPADHEFHVREPDSAKAVLLMDRLVALITGN